In Halorientalis sp. LT38, a genomic segment contains:
- a CDS encoding J domain-containing protein: MAETFYSVLGVETDADAEAIRDAFRAKVKETHPDVSDDDDAASTFKRLTAARDVLVDETSRRRYDRVGHATYVRRHLDSPAWSADADASDVGTDSRTEAGQSAGGTTTGTTDADEASDSSAGDTSSGDSDGTSGARSTPGDSGSSGSSSRAGPGSANRRGTRGGSTAENYRRYRSDHGETNRTGSGRTGRNATGDHGTWSTDSSRNWAFSGGRTASTATGGHEADPRQRARRENWEAAHAAKNAYTPSGFEPTAESDEAAAAAQRDALRAIGPWLAFHFVFLISAFVTVWLLMTWVPSVPTLFLSLLLLGGTVFFSILHLVSQVYS; encoded by the coding sequence ATGGCAGAGACGTTCTACAGCGTTCTCGGCGTCGAAACCGACGCCGACGCCGAGGCGATACGCGACGCGTTCCGGGCCAAGGTCAAGGAGACCCACCCGGACGTGAGCGACGACGACGACGCGGCCTCGACGTTCAAGCGGCTCACGGCCGCCCGCGACGTCCTCGTCGACGAGACCAGCCGACGGCGGTACGACCGCGTCGGGCACGCGACGTACGTCCGGCGCCACCTCGACAGCCCCGCCTGGTCCGCCGACGCCGACGCGTCGGACGTCGGCACCGACTCACGCACGGAGGCCGGCCAGTCCGCCGGCGGAACGACGACGGGCACGACCGACGCGGACGAGGCGAGCGATTCGAGCGCCGGGGATACCAGCAGCGGTGACAGCGACGGAACGAGCGGCGCTCGGTCGACTCCCGGCGATTCTGGGTCGAGCGGGTCGTCCTCGCGCGCCGGACCCGGGTCGGCGAACCGCCGGGGGACGCGGGGCGGGTCGACGGCCGAGAACTACCGACGCTATCGGTCGGACCACGGCGAGACGAACCGAACTGGGTCGGGACGGACCGGGCGGAACGCGACCGGCGATCACGGCACCTGGTCGACCGACTCCAGCCGGAACTGGGCGTTCTCGGGTGGCCGGACAGCGTCGACTGCGACCGGTGGCCACGAGGCGGACCCGCGCCAGCGCGCCCGGCGGGAGAACTGGGAGGCAGCGCACGCGGCCAAGAACGCGTACACTCCGTCCGGGTTCGAGCCGACCGCGGAGTCGGACGAGGCGGCCGCCGCTGCCCAGCGCGACGCGCTCCGGGCGATCGGCCCGTGGCTGGCGTTTCACTTCGTGTTCCTGATCAGCGCGTTCGTCACCGTCTGGCTGCTGATGACGTGGGTGCCTTCGGTGCCGACGCTATTTCTCTCCCTGCTGTTGCTCGGCGGAACGGTGTTTTTCTCGATCCTCCACCTGGTCTCGCAGGTGTACTCGTAA
- the hisD gene encoding histidinol dehydrogenase: MNVREISELRPDERAALFERDAGIDEIRDDVRGIVDRVREEGDVAIREFSEEFDDVSVGNLDVTDAAARAAEEIDDEVREAVETAAANVRAFHERQVPDDWREDFDGRELGRRYAPVERAGVYVPGGTAAYPSSALMGIIPAKVAGVEHVAVATPPAEELNPVTLAAIEIAGADAVYQVGGAQGIAALSYGTETVDRVQTIVGPGNRWVTAAKAEVRGEVEIDFLAGPSEIAVLADETADPELVAADLVAQAEHDTRASVVAVTVDEELAAEVAAEVEAQATGKEREETIRGALESDASGVFLARSMSEAVLFVEEYAAEHLSIVADDDESLLDRVDSAGSVFLGPYSPVAAGDYASGPNHVLPTGGGARRYGGLSVDTFLRSTTVQRLDRDALAGLSETITTLAEAEGLTAHAESVRKRLEDDED; this comes from the coding sequence ATGAACGTCCGGGAGATTTCGGAGTTGCGGCCCGACGAGCGGGCCGCGCTGTTCGAGCGGGACGCCGGGATCGACGAGATCCGCGACGACGTCCGCGGGATCGTCGATCGCGTCCGCGAGGAGGGCGACGTGGCGATACGGGAGTTCAGCGAGGAGTTCGACGACGTGTCGGTCGGCAACCTCGACGTGACCGACGCGGCGGCCCGCGCCGCCGAGGAGATCGACGACGAGGTCCGCGAGGCCGTCGAGACCGCGGCCGCGAACGTCCGGGCGTTCCACGAACGCCAGGTTCCCGATGACTGGCGCGAGGATTTCGACGGCCGGGAACTCGGTCGTCGGTACGCCCCCGTCGAGCGCGCCGGGGTCTACGTTCCCGGCGGGACCGCCGCCTACCCATCCAGCGCGCTGATGGGCATCATCCCCGCCAAAGTCGCGGGCGTCGAGCACGTCGCGGTCGCGACGCCGCCCGCGGAGGAACTGAACCCCGTGACGCTCGCGGCCATCGAGATCGCGGGCGCCGACGCGGTCTACCAGGTCGGGGGCGCACAGGGCATCGCCGCGCTGTCCTACGGGACGGAGACGGTCGACCGCGTCCAGACGATCGTCGGCCCCGGCAACCGGTGGGTCACGGCGGCCAAGGCCGAGGTGCGGGGAGAGGTGGAGATCGACTTCCTCGCGGGACCGAGCGAGATCGCGGTGCTCGCCGACGAGACGGCCGATCCCGAACTGGTCGCCGCCGATCTGGTCGCGCAGGCGGAACACGACACACGCGCGTCGGTCGTCGCTGTCACGGTCGACGAGGAACTGGCCGCCGAGGTCGCGGCCGAGGTCGAGGCGCAGGCGACTGGCAAAGAGCGGGAGGAGACGATCCGCGGCGCGCTGGAGAGCGACGCGAGCGGCGTCTTCCTCGCGCGGTCGATGAGCGAGGCCGTCCTCTTCGTCGAGGAGTACGCGGCAGAGCACCTCTCGATCGTCGCCGACGACGACGAGTCGCTGCTCGACCGCGTCGACAGCGCGGGGAGCGTCTTCCTCGGGCCGTACTCACCTGTCGCGGCGGGCGACTACGCCAGCGGACCGAACCACGTGCTCCCGACGGGCGGCGGCGCGCGTCGCTATGGGGGCCTGTCGGTCGACACGTTCCTGCGCTCGACCACCGTCCAGCGACTGGACCGCGACGCGCTCGCTGGCCTCTCGGAGACGATCACGACGCTGGCCGAGGCCGAGGGACTGACGGCACACGCAGAAAGCGTCAGGAAGCGCCTGGAAGACGACGAGGACTGA
- a CDS encoding DUF7344 domain-containing protein: MSSRATPQGRTGSSDARTPSQLFAALADSRRRRIAASVRGRPDGLTVDELTTFVASAETGVSLTDVTEARYERVLVSLRHHHLPKFEEIGLLYRQDARIVPTDPAVFEDGLIDAVLGVEAPPAELDAALELLASERRRILIDRLRAEGTASVEELAAAVAEARGEDSRNVHVSLVHTHLPRLDDEGVISEVTEEAPSGERRVRFEGLPAGGELFARLARLEDDLLPHVST; the protein is encoded by the coding sequence ATGTCCAGCAGAGCCACCCCCCAGGGACGTACCGGGTCGAGTGACGCCCGAACGCCGTCCCAGCTGTTCGCGGCGCTCGCCGACAGTCGACGGCGACGGATCGCCGCCTCCGTCCGAGGGCGGCCCGACGGCCTCACGGTGGACGAGCTGACCACGTTCGTCGCCAGCGCCGAAACGGGCGTCTCGCTGACCGACGTCACGGAGGCGCGCTACGAACGCGTGCTGGTCAGTCTCAGACACCACCACCTCCCGAAATTCGAGGAGATCGGACTGCTCTATCGACAGGACGCCCGGATCGTCCCGACGGACCCGGCCGTGTTCGAGGACGGGTTGATCGACGCCGTGCTGGGCGTCGAGGCGCCGCCGGCGGAGCTCGACGCCGCACTGGAGCTGTTGGCCTCCGAGCGCCGGCGGATCCTGATCGACCGGCTTCGGGCCGAGGGCACCGCGAGCGTCGAGGAGCTGGCGGCGGCGGTGGCGGAGGCTCGCGGCGAGGACAGCCGTAACGTCCACGTCTCGCTCGTCCACACCCACCTCCCGAGGCTCGACGACGAGGGCGTCATCTCCGAAGTCACCGAGGAAGCGCCGTCCGGCGAACGGCGTGTGCGCTTCGAGGGGCTCCCGGCCGGCGGCGAACTGTTCGCCCGCCTCGCCCGACTCGAGGACGACCTGCTCCCGCACGTCTCGACGTGA
- a CDS encoding HesB/IscA family protein, whose product MSGTSAAAEAEIEVTEPAAEEAIRLLEGEDMDTDVAGLRLFVQQGGCAGLSYGMRFDYEPEDEDTIFEHHGLRVFVDEASMNYIEGSRLEFEDGLQGEGFHVENPNVVSECGCGESFRT is encoded by the coding sequence ATGAGCGGAACGTCTGCGGCCGCCGAGGCGGAGATCGAGGTCACCGAACCCGCCGCCGAGGAAGCCATCCGGCTGCTGGAGGGCGAGGACATGGACACCGACGTGGCCGGCCTCCGGCTGTTCGTCCAGCAGGGCGGCTGCGCCGGCCTCTCCTACGGGATGCGGTTCGACTACGAACCGGAAGACGAAGACACGATCTTCGAACACCACGGCCTGCGCGTGTTCGTCGACGAAGCGAGCATGAATTACATCGAGGGCAGCCGTCTGGAGTTCGAGGATGGACTCCAGGGCGAAGGGTTCCACGTCGAGAACCCCAACGTCGTCTCCGAGTGCGGCTGTGGCGAGAGCTTCCGGACCTAG
- a CDS encoding dodecin: MVFKKITLIGTSPDSFDKAVDDAVDRAENTLDNVYWVEVEEMGVEIAGVENREYQAEVEVAFELAD, encoded by the coding sequence ATGGTTTTCAAGAAGATCACACTGATCGGGACGAGTCCGGACAGCTTCGACAAGGCGGTCGACGACGCGGTCGACCGCGCGGAGAACACCCTCGACAACGTCTACTGGGTCGAAGTCGAGGAGATGGGCGTCGAGATCGCAGGGGTAGAGAACCGCGAGTACCAGGCGGAAGTGGAGGTGGCCTTCGAGCTGGCCGACTAG
- a CDS encoding DUF7117 family protein: MKIRGDRKCKDCETRWSYYDTASVACPQCGSLRSVGVDERKEHTASPVTLDLTEVRTRVDDAPLRELAADAAERCRAFTRQYGFIDAGELRPLDDTYLAAVELAHAASELRQAMRTSDDEEYYLLTLLRGADQGERPGPSDVPDSMRSARGLAYASAVEDYRRDLRTYLDDDPDDLAGDLLGRLSEHRKRVAALEGDVSLAASESLIGAAQAVGHYLAEGDEGALAQAQHQLDNLNADL, encoded by the coding sequence ATGAAGATCCGCGGGGACCGGAAGTGCAAGGACTGCGAGACGCGCTGGTCGTACTACGACACCGCAAGCGTCGCCTGTCCCCAGTGCGGGAGCCTCCGGAGCGTCGGCGTGGACGAACGGAAGGAACACACCGCCAGCCCGGTCACGCTCGATCTGACCGAGGTGCGAACCCGCGTCGACGACGCGCCGCTCCGTGAACTGGCCGCCGACGCCGCCGAACGCTGTCGCGCCTTCACTCGCCAGTACGGCTTCATCGACGCCGGCGAGCTCCGGCCCCTCGACGACACCTACCTGGCGGCGGTCGAGCTGGCCCACGCCGCGAGCGAGTTGCGGCAGGCGATGCGGACCAGCGACGACGAGGAGTACTACCTGCTGACGCTGCTACGCGGCGCCGATCAGGGCGAACGACCCGGGCCGTCGGACGTCCCCGACTCCATGCGCTCGGCCCGCGGACTGGCGTACGCGAGCGCCGTCGAGGACTACCGGCGCGACCTGCGGACGTATCTCGACGACGACCCCGACGACCTGGCCGGCGACCTCCTGGGCCGGCTCTCGGAGCACCGCAAACGCGTCGCGGCGCTCGAGGGGGACGTCTCGCTCGCGGCGAGCGAATCGCTGATCGGGGCCGCACAGGCCGTCGGCCACTACCTCGCCGAGGGCGACGAGGGTGCGCTCGCACAGGCCCAGCATCAACTCGACAATCTGAACGCGGACCTGTGA
- a CDS encoding PadR family transcriptional regulator has product MYDLTGFQRDLLYVIAGREEPHGLAIKEELEEYYEKEIHHGRLYPNLDTLVDKGLVEKGQRDRRTNFYSLTRRGRREIDARREWEEQYVDL; this is encoded by the coding sequence ATGTACGACCTGACAGGATTTCAGCGTGACCTGCTGTACGTCATCGCCGGCCGGGAGGAGCCACACGGGTTGGCGATCAAGGAGGAACTCGAGGAGTACTACGAGAAGGAGATCCACCACGGGCGTCTCTACCCGAACCTCGACACGCTCGTCGACAAGGGCCTCGTCGAGAAGGGCCAGCGCGACAGGCGGACGAACTTCTACAGTCTGACCCGGCGCGGGCGTCGCGAGATCGACGCACGCCGGGAGTGGGAAGAACAGTACGTCGACCTCTGA
- a CDS encoding AI-2E family transporter, translating to MVGLDVNRTRAFWWGLAFVFTLVVAYVVQAFLGTFVFAIFIYYATRPAYERIYERVRNRGAAAALALLTFTLPAIALLAYTIAISVQELTNLNGQQLGPIMAMIEPYVPVSTIAENPAELISQGSVETVRSTLDSGLQYLGVVGTALLHLFVMFALAYYLLKDGSRLSRWFVQFGDDRGIFETYVAAVDQDFASIFFGNILNAIVTGGIGAIVFNLLNYVGPDALQIPYPALLGILTGVASLIPVVGMKIIYVPMLGYLGYTAYVQETGFGFVLLVTAVTVVIVDLLPDFILRPYVSGRNLHIGLVMFAYVLGPLLFGWYGIFLGPIILVLVFHFGRIVLPELLAGSKIRPVAVDPTYLTPTESTPPPDDPQSEVADESEDDDSVPENGSKPTDVPDDQ from the coding sequence ATGGTCGGTCTGGACGTCAACCGGACGCGAGCGTTCTGGTGGGGTCTCGCGTTCGTGTTTACACTCGTCGTCGCCTACGTCGTACAGGCGTTTCTGGGCACGTTCGTGTTCGCCATCTTCATCTACTACGCCACGCGGCCGGCGTACGAACGGATTTACGAACGGGTCCGCAACCGGGGCGCCGCCGCGGCCCTCGCCCTGCTTACCTTCACGCTGCCGGCCATCGCCCTGCTGGCCTACACCATCGCCATCTCCGTCCAGGAGTTGACCAATCTCAACGGCCAGCAGCTGGGCCCCATCATGGCGATGATCGAACCGTACGTCCCCGTCTCGACCATCGCGGAGAACCCCGCGGAGCTGATCAGCCAGGGAAGCGTCGAGACCGTCCGTTCGACGCTCGACTCCGGGCTCCAGTACCTCGGAGTGGTCGGGACCGCGCTCCTCCACCTGTTCGTGATGTTCGCACTCGCGTACTACCTGCTCAAAGACGGCAGCCGCCTGTCGCGCTGGTTCGTCCAGTTCGGCGACGACCGCGGCATCTTCGAGACGTACGTCGCGGCCGTCGACCAGGACTTCGCGAGCATCTTCTTCGGCAACATCCTCAACGCCATCGTCACCGGCGGCATCGGTGCCATCGTGTTCAACCTCCTCAACTACGTCGGGCCCGACGCGCTCCAGATCCCCTACCCCGCCTTGCTCGGCATCCTGACCGGCGTCGCCAGCCTGATCCCCGTCGTCGGGATGAAGATCATCTACGTGCCGATGCTGGGGTATCTGGGGTATACGGCCTACGTCCAGGAGACCGGCTTCGGCTTCGTCCTGCTGGTGACTGCCGTGACGGTCGTGATCGTCGACCTGCTCCCCGACTTCATCCTCCGGCCGTACGTCTCCGGGCGGAACCTCCACATCGGACTCGTCATGTTCGCGTACGTCCTCGGCCCGCTCCTCTTTGGGTGGTACGGCATCTTCCTCGGCCCGATCATCCTGGTGCTGGTCTTTCACTTCGGCCGGATCGTCCTGCCGGAACTGCTGGCCGGCTCGAAGATTCGCCCGGTGGCCGTCGACCCGACGTACCTGACACCCACCGAGTCGACGCCGCCACCCGACGATCCGCAGAGCGAGGTCGCGGACGAGTCTGAGGATGACGACAGCGTTCCGGAAAACGGCTCGAAGCCGACCGACGTCCCTGACGATCAGTGA
- a CDS encoding MgtC/SapB family protein has product MDPVLQTIPAPLDAEVVQLVLAAALGMFLGLEREWSHKTAGIRTFAFISLLGAVFTVVGEVALLAAGAALVVVQGLVLAVEGLLSEDHGLSLTTSVSMLVAYGVGVLVASGYVLEGVTVSFVSSFLLVLKRELHSFAWGLSHEELQSATEFAILAFVIYPLLPAGSQSFEAASLTVSLEPRVVWLMVVTVAGIGIVNYAVVQTYGGRGIAVTGFFGGLASSTAVVGTMLDHVRQHDRATSYAVAAVLLADAAMALRNLVIALVFTVESDILLGAIVPLGAVVLGSVGVAAYAADWRESVEIDLQSPFSLRQALGFGFIFLLIVVAGSVAQQLFGTAGFYATAAISGLVSSAGATTSAVVLYRGGTLTEPEAVLAILLATAASIVVKAGLTLASPNRGFAYRVAAWSLALLIGATAVTFLVTI; this is encoded by the coding sequence GTGGATCCCGTGTTGCAGACGATTCCGGCGCCGCTCGACGCCGAGGTGGTCCAGCTCGTGCTGGCGGCGGCGCTGGGGATGTTTCTCGGCCTCGAACGGGAGTGGTCGCACAAGACCGCGGGGATCAGGACGTTCGCGTTCATCAGCCTGCTCGGCGCGGTCTTTACCGTCGTCGGTGAGGTGGCGCTCTTGGCCGCCGGCGCCGCGCTCGTCGTCGTCCAGGGGCTGGTGCTCGCGGTCGAGGGGTTGCTCTCGGAGGACCATGGCCTCTCGCTGACGACGTCGGTCTCGATGCTCGTCGCCTACGGCGTGGGGGTGCTGGTCGCCAGCGGGTACGTCCTCGAGGGGGTCACGGTCTCCTTCGTCTCGTCGTTCCTGCTGGTGCTCAAGCGGGAGCTCCACAGTTTCGCCTGGGGGCTCTCCCACGAGGAACTCCAGTCGGCGACGGAGTTTGCCATCCTGGCGTTCGTGATCTATCCGCTCTTGCCGGCGGGCTCACAGAGCTTCGAGGCCGCCTCGCTCACCGTCTCCCTCGAGCCCCGCGTCGTCTGGCTCATGGTGGTCACCGTCGCGGGCATCGGCATCGTCAACTACGCGGTCGTCCAGACCTACGGCGGTCGCGGCATCGCAGTGACGGGGTTTTTCGGCGGGCTGGCCTCCTCGACGGCCGTCGTGGGGACGATGCTCGACCACGTCCGCCAGCACGATCGAGCGACCTCTTACGCCGTCGCCGCGGTCCTGCTCGCCGACGCCGCGATGGCGCTGCGCAACCTCGTCATCGCGCTCGTGTTCACCGTCGAGTCCGATATCCTGCTCGGAGCCATCGTCCCGCTCGGAGCGGTCGTCCTCGGGAGCGTCGGTGTCGCGGCCTACGCGGCCGACTGGCGCGAGTCCGTCGAGATCGACCTGCAGAGCCCGTTCTCGCTCCGCCAGGCGCTGGGCTTTGGCTTCATCTTCCTGCTGATCGTCGTCGCGGGGAGCGTCGCCCAGCAGCTGTTCGGCACCGCGGGGTTCTACGCGACCGCGGCCATCTCGGGGCTGGTCTCCAGTGCCGGCGCGACGACTTCGGCCGTCGTCCTCTACAGGGGCGGGACGCTCACGGAGCCCGAGGCCGTGCTCGCCATCCTGCTCGCGACCGCGGCGAGCATCGTCGTCAAGGCCGGTCTGACCCTCGCCAGCCCCAACCGCGGGTTCGCCTACCGCGTCGCCGCGTGGAGTCTCGCGCTGCTGATCGGCGCGACCGCCGTCACCTTCCTGGTGACGATCTGA
- a CDS encoding aminotransferase class III-fold pyridoxal phosphate-dependent enzyme, protein MDRDSVVPQVDELPGERARKQVEYHHETAAPSTYVYEFVWDHTAPATGPFCTDVDGNVLLDFTAHVGASPLGYNNPTLVERLDEFDLVDPTKIAGQDFYAASGPPGDTSIPGPADLMDRLVEVSDHYGMDTVFLSNSGAEAVENAIKISYDHTAGKYAITFEGAFHGRTLGALSLNRSKGIYRRRFPEIATVHDVPFCADRTCDPETCDCGFFVEDGSVLRRMLEPGRGFVDPNEVAYVIVEPVQGEGGYRFPSDDFAAELAAIVDEHDLLLVADEIQSGMGRTGEFWASDHYAFDPDVITAAKGLRVGATIASEDVFPDESSRLSSTWGAGDLLACAQGAITMDVIREQGLMENATERGRQFRETFDPGPGVVDVRGLGLMLAVEFDSKDRRDDVMDAAFERGLLTLGCGRKTLRILPPMDVTEREIELGADLLATAVEASA, encoded by the coding sequence ATGGATCGGGACAGCGTCGTGCCGCAGGTCGACGAGCTACCGGGCGAACGGGCGCGGAAACAGGTCGAATACCACCACGAGACGGCCGCGCCGAGCACCTACGTCTACGAGTTCGTCTGGGACCACACCGCGCCGGCGACCGGTCCCTTCTGCACCGACGTCGACGGCAACGTCCTCCTGGACTTCACGGCCCACGTCGGCGCCTCCCCGCTGGGATACAACAACCCGACGCTCGTGGAGCGACTCGACGAGTTCGACCTGGTCGACCCCACCAAGATCGCAGGCCAGGACTTCTACGCGGCCAGCGGCCCGCCGGGTGACACGTCGATCCCCGGTCCGGCGGACCTGATGGATCGGCTGGTCGAGGTCTCCGACCACTACGGCATGGACACCGTGTTCCTCTCGAACAGCGGCGCCGAAGCCGTCGAGAACGCGATCAAGATCAGCTACGACCACACCGCGGGCAAGTACGCGATCACGTTCGAAGGGGCGTTCCACGGCCGGACGCTCGGCGCGCTCTCGCTCAACCGCTCGAAGGGGATCTACCGGCGGCGGTTCCCCGAGATCGCGACCGTCCACGACGTACCGTTCTGTGCCGACCGGACGTGCGACCCCGAAACCTGCGACTGCGGTTTCTTCGTCGAGGACGGCTCCGTCCTCCGGCGGATGCTCGAACCGGGCCGGGGGTTCGTCGATCCCAACGAGGTGGCCTACGTCATCGTCGAACCAGTCCAGGGGGAAGGCGGCTACCGGTTCCCGAGCGACGACTTCGCCGCGGAGCTGGCGGCGATAGTCGACGAGCACGACCTGCTGCTCGTGGCCGACGAGATCCAGTCCGGGATGGGCCGGACGGGCGAGTTCTGGGCGTCGGACCACTACGCCTTCGACCCCGACGTGATCACGGCCGCGAAGGGGCTCCGTGTCGGCGCGACCATCGCCAGCGAGGACGTGTTCCCCGACGAGTCGAGTCGGCTGTCCTCGACCTGGGGTGCGGGCGACCTGCTGGCCTGCGCGCAGGGAGCGATCACGATGGACGTGATCCGCGAACAGGGGCTCATGGAAAACGCGACGGAGCGGGGCCGGCAGTTCCGCGAGACGTTCGACCCTGGGCCGGGCGTGGTCGACGTCCGGGGGCTCGGACTGATGCTGGCCGTCGAGTTCGACTCGAAGGATCGCCGCGACGACGTCATGGACGCCGCCTTCGAACGGGGCCTGCTCACGCTGGGCTGTGGGCGGAAGACCCTGCGAATCCTCCCGCCGATGGACGTGACCGAACGCGAAATTGAACTTGGCGCCGACCTGCTGGCAACGGCCGTCGAGGCCAGCGCCTGA
- a CDS encoding plastocyanin/azurin family copper-binding protein: MKSPLDTPDDDWWNEKINRRETIWLGLSGAWAVTLFGWMAGWMQFGDQNQVGETLRTPTDAFQSKVTEYKANAGSVEAGLVPPENHVYIGAVRYAFDGLPVVLEAGTEYVFHLGTYDVQHGFSVRKEDTLSKQLSLQMLPGYEWKVPMQFDETGTYHVVCNEFCGTGHRTMHGSFEVRESIPDVSGGGNQRRTEDYDGWFSGDAQGGPAPNYGGPTDATGQDSVTVTVGPGGNLTFDPAAVQVSPGTTVTFEWESSNHNVVVEDQPDGASWSGHESLEDSGFSFEHTFETTGTYTYYCDPHLPAGMKGVVEVV, translated from the coding sequence ATGAAATCGCCACTCGACACGCCCGACGACGACTGGTGGAACGAGAAGATCAACCGCCGAGAGACGATCTGGCTCGGCCTGTCCGGCGCGTGGGCGGTCACGCTCTTCGGCTGGATGGCGGGCTGGATGCAGTTCGGGGACCAGAACCAGGTCGGTGAGACCCTCAGGACCCCGACCGACGCCTTCCAGTCCAAGGTCACTGAGTACAAGGCAAACGCCGGGAGCGTCGAGGCCGGCCTGGTCCCGCCCGAGAACCACGTGTACATCGGCGCGGTCCGGTACGCATTCGACGGTCTCCCGGTCGTCCTGGAGGCGGGTACTGAGTACGTCTTCCACCTGGGGACCTACGACGTCCAGCACGGGTTCTCCGTCAGGAAGGAGGACACGCTGAGCAAGCAGCTCTCGCTGCAGATGCTCCCCGGCTACGAGTGGAAGGTGCCGATGCAGTTCGACGAGACCGGCACCTACCACGTCGTGTGCAACGAGTTCTGTGGCACCGGCCACCGGACCATGCACGGCTCCTTCGAGGTCCGGGAGTCGATCCCGGACGTCAGCGGCGGCGGGAACCAGCGCCGCACCGAGGACTACGACGGCTGGTTCAGCGGCGACGCACAGGGCGGTCCGGCGCCCAACTACGGCGGTCCGACGGACGCGACCGGGCAGGACTCGGTCACCGTCACGGTCGGTCCGGGCGGGAACCTGACGTTCGACCCCGCCGCAGTGCAGGTGTCACCCGGGACCACCGTCACGTTCGAGTGGGAATCGAGCAACCACAACGTGGTGGTCGAGGACCAGCCGGACGGGGCCTCGTGGAGCGGCCACGAATCCCTGGAGGACAGCGGGTTCAGCTTCGAGCACACCTTCGAGACGACCGGGACGTACACGTACTACTGTGATCCCCACCTCCCCGCGGGGATGAAAGGCGTCGTGGAGGTGGTCTGA